In [Leptolyngbya] sp. PCC 7376, a genomic segment contains:
- the surE gene encoding 5'/3'-nucleotidase SurE — MKFLLTNDDGIDAPGIAALNQAIAGQKVIVAPKHQMSECGHRFTVRSPIDVEQRSEEAYAVDGTPADCTRLGLSQFAADVDWVLSGVNAGGNLGVDIYTSGTVASVREATILGKQAIAFSHFIRRPLEIDWDLVTHWTTKIFNELSEKDLKKNHFWNVNLPHLVPEKTPEVIYCQRSTAPMQVAYEKIESTYQYSGSYVDRPRQSNTDVDICFSGNIAITQISI, encoded by the coding sequence GTGAAATTTCTTTTAACGAATGACGATGGCATTGATGCACCAGGCATTGCAGCTCTAAATCAGGCGATCGCCGGACAAAAAGTTATTGTTGCGCCAAAACATCAAATGTCAGAATGTGGACATCGGTTTACGGTGCGATCGCCTATCGATGTAGAACAACGTTCTGAAGAAGCCTATGCAGTGGATGGCACTCCGGCAGATTGTACGCGGTTAGGCCTGAGTCAATTTGCGGCAGATGTGGACTGGGTATTATCTGGGGTAAATGCTGGCGGTAATCTCGGCGTCGATATTTATACCTCTGGCACTGTTGCATCGGTGCGGGAAGCAACCATTCTCGGTAAACAGGCGATCGCCTTTTCCCATTTTATTCGGCGTCCCCTCGAAATTGACTGGGACTTAGTGACCCATTGGACGACAAAGATTTTTAATGAGTTGAGCGAAAAAGACCTTAAAAAAAATCATTTCTGGAATGTGAATTTACCGCATTTAGTACCCGAAAAAACTCCCGAAGTAATCTACTGTCAACGAAGTACAGCTCCAATGCAAGTTGCTTACGAAAAAATCGAGTCTACCTATCAGTATTCAGGTAGCTATGTCGATCGACCACGCCAATCGAATACCGATGTGGATATTTGTTTTTCTGGCAATATTGCTATTACCCAAATCTCGATTTAA
- a CDS encoding DUF4112 domain-containing protein, which produces MSAAKLKRLKKIKTLSKLLDNAIPIPGTKQKIGLDPIIGLFPAIGDYLTLIVSSYIVFEAASLGAKQETLVKMATNILVDSLAGSVPVAGDLFDVAWKANQKNIELLEKDVPQLKEGNSKESELTETNTEKVDWKPIILIFGAIVLVIAISSIVFLWILKLLLAFLFSS; this is translated from the coding sequence ATGAGTGCGGCTAAACTGAAGCGACTAAAAAAGATCAAAACGCTGAGTAAACTGCTCGATAATGCCATCCCAATTCCCGGAACAAAACAAAAAATCGGACTCGATCCAATTATCGGTTTATTTCCAGCTATCGGCGATTATTTAACACTCATTGTTTCAAGCTATATCGTATTTGAAGCAGCAAGTCTCGGTGCCAAACAGGAAACCCTCGTTAAGATGGCTACTAATATTCTGGTAGATAGTTTAGCGGGTTCGGTTCCCGTTGCTGGCGATCTTTTTGATGTGGCATGGAAAGCTAATCAAAAAAATATAGAACTACTTGAAAAAGATGTTCCGCAACTGAAAGAAGGGAATTCTAAAGAGTCAGAGCTTACAGAAACAAATACTGAAAAAGTTGACTGGAAACCAATCATTCTTATCTTCGGAGCTATTGTTCTCGTTATTGCGATCAGCTCTATTGTCTTCCTATGGATACTTAAACTATTATTAGCTTTTTTATTTAGTAGCTAA
- a CDS encoding pyrrolidone-carboxylate peptidase encodes MSTRKILLTSFRPWLEHQQSNSSDDLLALVQDLDFPKVELIFLRQLIVDTKLASKKVIAAIAQHQPDIILCCGMAESRQILTLESQASYKEKHFQTQLNLEKFCGNLRQATVSNDAGKFVCEGLYFHVLEYLQKKQLSTQVTFVHIPSLTATNKDIIFKDFQKIIECLGWNLEDYLN; translated from the coding sequence ATGTCTACTCGCAAGATTTTACTAACCTCTTTTCGACCTTGGTTAGAGCACCAACAAAGTAATTCTTCAGATGATCTTTTGGCATTGGTTCAAGATCTCGACTTCCCCAAAGTTGAGCTTATTTTTCTGCGCCAGTTAATAGTAGATACTAAACTTGCCAGTAAAAAAGTCATTGCGGCGATCGCCCAACATCAGCCTGATATCATCTTGTGCTGTGGTATGGCAGAATCTCGTCAAATATTAACCTTAGAATCTCAAGCCTCTTACAAGGAAAAACACTTTCAAACTCAGCTCAATCTAGAAAAATTTTGTGGAAATCTAAGACAAGCAACAGTTAGTAATGATGCTGGGAAATTTGTTTGCGAAGGCTTATATTTTCATGTGTTGGAATATCTCCAAAAAAAGCAGTTGTCGACCCAAGTGACTTTTGTTCATATCCCATCTCTAACTGCAACCAATAAAGATATTATCTTCAAAGATTTTCAAAAAATAATTGAGTGTTTAGGCTGGAATCTAGAAGACTATTTAAACTAA
- a CDS encoding HEAT repeat domain-containing protein, translating into MPQLSLAEISQQLDSENSRDRMIALANLRDYNAEESMPLIKKVLDDDVLQIRSMAVFALGVKQTNESYGLLIKLLETDKDYGIRADAAGALGYLEDERALQPLLRAFYEDTSWLVRFSAAVSLGNLGKPEAKDALLQALNSEEVVIQQAAIAALGEIGAVDTVDKLLAFASSDNWLIKRRLAEALGNLPCEKSLAALKFMAKDDHPQIRAAAEYGLKQLKSAE; encoded by the coding sequence ATGCCCCAACTCAGTTTAGCCGAAATTTCTCAGCAACTCGATAGTGAGAATTCTCGCGATCGAATGATTGCGTTGGCAAATTTACGGGACTATAACGCAGAAGAATCAATGCCATTAATCAAAAAAGTCCTTGATGATGATGTGCTACAAATTCGCTCTATGGCAGTTTTTGCCCTCGGTGTAAAGCAAACGAATGAGTCCTATGGATTGCTGATCAAGCTACTGGAAACAGATAAAGACTATGGTATTCGGGCGGATGCAGCAGGAGCACTGGGTTATTTGGAAGATGAACGGGCATTGCAACCATTGCTGCGGGCATTTTATGAAGATACGTCTTGGTTAGTGCGATTTAGTGCGGCTGTTTCTCTAGGAAATCTCGGGAAACCAGAAGCGAAGGATGCGTTACTTCAAGCTCTGAACAGTGAGGAAGTCGTGATCCAGCAAGCGGCGATCGCCGCCCTCGGAGAAATTGGTGCAGTGGATACCGTTGATAAGTTATTAGCCTTTGCTTCATCGGATAACTGGCTCATTAAGCGACGTCTTGCAGAAGCATTGGGAAATTTACCTTGCGAGAAAAGTTTAGCGGCATTGAAATTTATGGCGAAGGATGATCACCCTCAAATTCGTGCTGCGGCAGAGTATGGTCTCAAACAACTCAAATCAGCTGAGTAA
- a CDS encoding triacylglycerol lipase, translated as MEHSEVNPTNPVVLVHGFLDRQYIFKSMVRYLKAKGWSVYALDLIPNDGRKSLPELASQLQLFIEENLNHYPNFDLLGFSMGGLVTRYYLQRMGGNERVERYINVSAPNNGTLTAFSLPFPGIKQMRPNSEFLEDLNHDVESCLEKIRVTWMWTPFDLMILPADSTRLPIGREVKLPVAFHPWMLSDPKALAEIEKALLEP; from the coding sequence ATGGAGCATAGTGAGGTGAACCCTACTAATCCGGTTGTGTTGGTGCATGGTTTTCTAGATCGCCAATATATTTTTAAATCGATGGTGCGTTATCTCAAAGCCAAAGGTTGGAGTGTTTATGCACTCGACCTTATTCCGAATGATGGGCGGAAGTCCCTACCGGAATTGGCATCGCAGTTACAGCTTTTTATTGAAGAAAACCTTAATCATTACCCAAATTTCGATTTGCTCGGCTTTAGTATGGGCGGCTTGGTGACTCGGTATTATCTCCAGCGAATGGGCGGTAATGAGCGAGTGGAACGTTATATTAATGTTTCTGCTCCAAATAATGGCACTTTGACGGCTTTTAGTCTGCCATTTCCGGGAATTAAACAAATGCGCCCCAATAGCGAATTTCTCGAAGATTTAAATCATGATGTGGAATCTTGCCTCGAAAAAATCCGGGTGACTTGGATGTGGACACCATTTGATTTGATGATTTTGCCAGCAGACAGTACACGTCTTCCCATTGGGCGCGAAGTGAAACTACCAGTAGCATTTCATCCATGGATGCTCAGTGACCCAAAAGCGCTGGCTGAAATTGAAAAAGCATTACTCGAACCCTAA
- a CDS encoding CHAT domain-containing protein, whose protein sequence is MKNRSYIFGLIGGCALWGSLLSATSYSFTMPNVSPSISQRQTGEALTAAIKQAYSQERYTEANALLEQAIATARQQNNQEDIAYYLNILSLTQQQLGLWDAAEQSLSEAIAFQGQDQATFTYAQSLNNQGRLQLKKGQAETAFQTWQQAEKLYRKLDDKTGILGTRINQSQALQTLGFYRRARNILSELTPQVLQGSDPLLQIQQLRSLGLALVAIGQLEDDLSQTKATEKENQDKDIDEILSAKTAFEKSLKIAEDNQINPTTIYLHLGSIAKQQKKGNEAIAYYEKAYSEADSETIRVKALLSQLRVLVEQKKYGQIQDIQAELQTKILGLPANRSNIYALVNFADSLQRIPDYSQPQQIVELLHEAIAKAQTLNDVRAESYALGTLGVFYLKQNQLTKAQTFSQQAFELSQMLNAEDLIFRWASQLGKTYREQGDQNGDRPNDKAQNYKLSANYYDIAITALNKIRGDLIAVDTDVQFDFRERVEPIYREYVDVLLTPTAGQDQPSRQNIEAARGVIEALQVSELANFFRTACIDLEPTSINELIQNNDPHAAVVYPIILPERLAVITYLPSGRSPQTKNNSDKTKTDPQDQYIYHSTPAKQTDLEKVIQRQRRAILNPSYPNVSRLQLSQGLYQWLIQPVEPQLKEQDIQTLVFVLDGGLRNIPMAALHDGQRYLIEKYAIALTPGLQLLQPPELSSKQSQQMIIGALTEARQGFSALPAVAAEVETIRKSFTEQTLFNDSFTTKAFQSTIDEFAYPIVHLATHGQFSSDPNETFLLTWDEKISIEGLKSIVEQRSLANEVPIDLLVLSACQTAAGDDRAALGLAGLAVRSGVRTTVATLWSVNDASTAQAIAKFYENLQQPNTTKSEALRQAQLSLLSENSAFQHPYYWAPFVMVGNWF, encoded by the coding sequence GGGGAGTCTCCTCAGTGCAACGAGCTACAGCTTCACAATGCCTAATGTCTCGCCATCTATCTCACAGCGACAAACAGGCGAGGCCCTTACTGCAGCGATTAAACAGGCCTATTCACAAGAACGTTATACCGAAGCAAACGCATTACTTGAACAGGCGATCGCCACTGCCCGTCAACAAAATAATCAAGAAGATATAGCCTATTACCTCAACATCCTCTCCCTCACGCAACAACAACTGGGATTATGGGATGCAGCCGAACAATCTCTCTCTGAGGCGATCGCCTTTCAAGGACAAGATCAGGCAACTTTCACCTATGCCCAAAGTTTAAATAACCAAGGTCGTTTACAGCTAAAAAAAGGACAGGCAGAAACTGCATTTCAAACATGGCAACAGGCAGAAAAACTCTATCGTAAACTCGATGATAAAACAGGCATTCTTGGTACTCGAATCAATCAATCTCAAGCATTACAAACCCTCGGTTTTTATCGGCGTGCTCGTAATATTCTCAGCGAGCTAACGCCACAAGTGCTTCAAGGAAGTGACCCATTATTACAAATTCAACAGCTCCGAAGTTTGGGTTTGGCTTTAGTCGCTATTGGGCAATTGGAAGATGATTTATCTCAAACAAAAGCAACAGAGAAGGAAAATCAAGATAAAGATATCGATGAGATTTTAAGTGCCAAAACAGCATTTGAGAAAAGTTTAAAAATTGCTGAAGATAATCAAATTAATCCTACGACTATTTATTTGCACTTAGGGAGTATTGCCAAGCAACAAAAAAAGGGAAATGAGGCGATCGCCTATTATGAGAAAGCCTATTCAGAAGCTGATAGCGAAACTATTCGTGTCAAGGCATTACTGAGTCAACTGCGTGTTCTTGTCGAACAGAAGAAGTATGGCCAAATCCAGGACATTCAGGCAGAACTACAAACAAAAATCCTTGGGCTACCTGCCAATCGCAGTAATATTTATGCCTTGGTAAATTTCGCCGATAGTTTGCAACGCATTCCTGATTATTCCCAACCCCAACAAATTGTCGAATTGCTTCATGAGGCGATCGCCAAAGCTCAGACCCTTAATGATGTCCGTGCCGAATCCTATGCCCTTGGCACATTGGGTGTATTTTATCTCAAACAAAATCAGCTTACTAAAGCCCAAACCTTTTCGCAACAAGCATTTGAGTTATCCCAGATGCTCAATGCCGAAGATCTGATTTTCCGGTGGGCTAGTCAACTTGGCAAAACCTACCGCGAACAAGGAGATCAAAATGGCGATCGCCCCAACGATAAAGCGCAAAACTATAAATTATCGGCTAATTACTATGACATTGCGATCACAGCGTTGAACAAAATCCGAGGTGATCTAATCGCTGTTGATACAGATGTCCAGTTTGATTTTCGAGAACGTGTTGAACCTATTTATCGCGAATATGTCGATGTTTTACTCACGCCAACTGCTGGTCAAGACCAGCCGAGTCGCCAAAATATTGAAGCTGCCCGCGGAGTAATCGAAGCTCTACAAGTGTCTGAGTTGGCAAACTTTTTTCGGACTGCCTGCATCGATCTTGAGCCGACTTCTATTAATGAGCTAATCCAAAATAACGATCCCCACGCTGCCGTCGTTTATCCCATTATTTTGCCTGAACGCCTTGCAGTCATCACTTATCTTCCTTCAGGGCGATCGCCCCAAACTAAAAATAATTCGGATAAAACAAAAACAGACCCCCAAGACCAATACATCTACCACAGCACTCCCGCGAAGCAGACCGATCTAGAAAAGGTGATTCAGCGACAGCGGCGAGCTATTCTCAACCCAAGCTATCCGAATGTTTCTCGTCTACAACTCTCCCAAGGCCTTTACCAGTGGCTCATTCAGCCCGTTGAACCACAGTTAAAAGAGCAAGATATTCAAACCCTTGTTTTTGTGTTGGACGGTGGTCTGCGGAATATTCCGATGGCAGCTTTGCATGATGGACAACGGTATCTCATCGAGAAATATGCGATCGCCCTCACCCCAGGTTTACAACTCCTCCAGCCCCCGGAACTTTCTAGCAAACAATCCCAACAAATGATTATTGGGGCCCTCACTGAAGCCCGCCAAGGATTTAGCGCTTTACCCGCTGTTGCTGCCGAAGTTGAAACCATTAGGAAAAGTTTTACCGAACAAACTCTCTTTAACGATTCATTCACGACAAAAGCCTTTCAAAGCACAATTGACGAATTTGCTTACCCCATCGTCCACCTCGCGACTCACGGACAATTTAGCTCTGATCCCAATGAAACATTTTTGCTGACTTGGGACGAAAAAATTTCGATTGAAGGTTTGAAAAGTATCGTTGAACAACGCTCATTAGCCAACGAAGTCCCGATTGATTTGTTGGTGCTGAGTGCTTGCCAAACTGCTGCGGGAGATGACCGTGCAGCCCTAGGTTTGGCAGGGCTTGCAGTTCGCTCTGGTGTTCGAACTACAGTGGCAACCCTCTGGTCAGTAAATGATGCTTCCACAGCCCAGGCGATCGCCAAATTTTATGAAAACTTACAGCAGCCAAACACAACCAAATCCGAAGCCCTGCGCCAAGCTCAACTATCCTTGCTCTCAGAAAATTCGGCTTTCCAGCACCCGTACTATTGGGCACCTTTTGTCATGGTGGGCAACTGGTTCTAG